The genome window CAATAACCACAGCCTCGTAAATGATGATAACAATCCCCACAAAGACGAGCCAGCCCCCAGCAGAATCAGTGAGTCCTATAATCTCCAAGGACCCGTTGGTCTGACCCACAGCAGACTGACAACTGCCACCAGCAGCAGCCATGATCAGCGCCAATATCTAGACCAGGGGGTGAGTCAAATACGTAATGCAGCGAGATGGTGTGCAGTGAAAGCAAAAACCCAACTTAGCTACCTAGCTAGATATACCATACCAATGGTAGACTAGCAAgccaacaaacaaacagtgcAGTGACAAGCTTGCGAgtttaatcatagattgaagagttagagggataggaaacggtttgtatctcgagtaacatccgcgctacgctgcggtttaatcgaggccatcacaacaatatctatttctacactcagtgcataataaactacaagtaactgtgcttagtccgtgcaactcacttatatttcaaggtctatacctattgtagtagtcataaccagcacgcttacacgttacatgttccaatagctctaaaacagccttgggaacatataactttattggaaagtctctttttactgggtgtggtcagtcattagcaagtactacacgtggctcatggactaggcgtgttataagttgctgaaagagatgatgtctcgaggaaacacagctttgggagttacccggcaaaaatgtgcttaatagcctcgttcatagggcgtagcgcggataattttcgaggctccactgcagattcaatgtaaaatcctcacgtgcaccactccgtttcctatccctctaactcttcaatctatggtttaatAGACAATGGATCTAgctattattaataatagGTATTAAATGCAGTGAGAGAGCTGGAGGACAGTGATATTTCTCAGGCTGGTTTATGAGCCCAGCTAAACAATAACACAGCTAGTAGCTATAAGTGGTCTAGGTCTTAATTATCTTAAGCTTACAATGAGCGCTCCTCTGATGGCGATTTCAGTAATTCCCTGCCAGCTTTTGACGATCCCGATGCCAGGATTGATGAAACCCATGTCTCCTAGATCCTAGACTCACGATATCGATCACAGACTCAAGAAAAACTCTCGCACAGAAGACAACCCTGACAGATGTAGCTACGCCCCCTTTTTTCTAAATTAGCGAATTCTCCCTAATATTCTAGTAGTGCCCTGTACATGTGGTTGTGAGGAGATAGAGTGCTAGTGCAGTGAGAGATGCCTACAAGAGTACCCAGTCAAGTGGTGGTCCATCCCATAGTCCTATTGAGTGTAGTGGACCATTTCAACCGTCTCAGCAGGATTGGTTTCCAGAAGAGAGTGGTGGGAGTGCTACTGGGCTCTTGGAGGAAGGGGAACATTGTCGACATTGCCACTAGCTTTgctggtacacacacacacacacacacacacacacacacacacacacacactgttgaTATAACATAGCCTTTAAAATGTCTACAAATGTACATGGTGTGTGCATTATGTagataatttataattatacgttaattatgattttattgttctttatttcctccagtACCATTTGAGGAGGATGAGCGTGATCCCAGCGTCTGGTTCCTCGATCATAACTACCTCGAGAATATGGCCGCCATGTTCAAGAAAGTCAACAGTGAGTTTATTTAACACGATTTTATGGCACTTTGTATACCAGACACATGTtatacttgtgtgtgtgtgtgtgtgtatagtaggtaagtcagggctgcattgagggggggggggggtaaagggggtaattcgccccgcccccccctaggatctggcagattcatttgtactgtTATAATTCTGATAACTTCGCCCTCCTACATTTTAATTTGCTCatttcgcccccccccccccctgatccaagatcctggatgcagccctggctattataattattgtgtgtgtgtgtgtgtgtccctgtAGGTCGTGAGTATGTGGTGGGATGGTACCACACTGGCCCCAAGCTCCACCCCAATGACATCACTATTCAAGAGCTCCTCGGGAAATTCTGCAACAACCCAGTAAGCTTTTTAAAAAAGATTTATTTATATTCACCTGCTTCAATTGTACACAGGTACTGGTGATAGTGGATGCCAAACCCAAGGCACTGGGACTACCCACTGATGCATACTATGCTGTGGAGGAGGTCCACGATGTgaggaacacacacactctgtaATACTGCACATAGGGCCTTGTTAACTTTTAATTATGTTAAGTGATAACAGTCTACTAggtgtttgtttgttttttccCTTCTTTTTAAAGCTAGCTGTTTGATATGCTAACTAACTTCTCACacctcaccacacacacacacacacacactaccatctATTTAATGCCTGATGCTAATtctctaagaaccaaaattagaggttaatgattggtttgtgcttgccacctagaagaaccacatagacccatccccattatcagatactaccaccacaaaacctgtaCAGCCTGTAccttataaattaagcctCGGCAGATTTAGTACACAGCCATGcaagctaagttgaagtattacagcaaTATCAAGTCCAAGATAAGtcctataatttatgtcagcATTTAATACCTCAAATGGcttacacaataattattcagcatggccccaagtaAATAGCTTATTCAGTGTGTTAGTTGTATGTGTTTctagatgcaacagatgattGGGAAGTGTTGGTGCACCGtgaaagactctttaacccatcattctcggctctcaAGGCCGGGCtctgtttgctttttcttTTCTGTTCGTCTGTTTTTCTGTGTTGTCTGAATATAAAAGAAGCCTACCAGTAGACAGCTAATTAACTATAATAAGAGTTATTCCTGCAACCATTTGTCAATTTGTATAAGCAATATTTAATGAAAATAGGAGAGGTGGTTACCCTCTTCTCTGGTCAGATAAGGCAGTTCCTCACAATTAtttcaacccctccaacacacacacacacacacacacacacacacacacacacacacacacacacacacacacacacacacaggatggtACACCCACCACACGTACATTTGAGCACACCCCCAGTGAGATAGGAGCGGAGgaggcagaggaggtcggaGTGGAACACCTACTCAGGTGAGCACACCAATGGAAGGGCACTGTATGGCTACCATACAATGACTGTACGTGTGTTAAAAGTAAGGTGTGTTCTATTAGTGATGTGTTGGCTAGATCACTTCAGTTTAGCCTTTCAttggatattattattattgtaatgtCTAGCTAAGGAATCTTTCCTACAATCTCTGGCTTTAAAAATAACCCAATTGTTAATTAAATTGACCACTTTAGTATATGTACACTAGTCTAGACCCTCCCATTCAAAGCCGTGTCTACTGCTCTACCAGTAGGACGTTAACAAAGTGGAGGTATAGTAACGAGAGGCCTCTACCCATTGTGTCCCCTATAGCCCAGTTAGGCTGACACAAGATAACCTCTCACACTCTGTCATAATATCTGGTACACTGTGGCCTTGAGGTATTAGcatttccatgtagaagtccctggcatacttgtcaaccacataaagcataaatgaagccataattgaccacataacttccgtgGCCGAACTC of Halichondria panicea chromosome 9, odHalPani1.1, whole genome shotgun sequence contains these proteins:
- the LOC135340714 gene encoding 26S proteasome non-ATPase regulatory subunit 7-like gives rise to the protein MPTRVPSQVVVHPIVLLSVVDHFNRLSRIGFQKRVVGVLLGSWRKGNIVDIATSFAVPFEEDERDPSVWFLDHNYLENMAAMFKKVNSREYVVGWYHTGPKLHPNDITIQELLGKFCNNPVLVIVDAKPKALGLPTDAYYAVEEVHDDGTPTTRTFEHTPSEIGAEEAEEVGVEHLLRDIQDKTVGTLSQRISSQLLSLQGLQTHLEGIRDYLEKVTQKKLPMNHQILYQLQDIFNLLPNLNLDVFTRSFAVKTNDQLLVVYIASLVRSVIALHTLIENKVSNREAEKQEKEGDRKKDELKAKKELAKAAAEGESKDSDSKSTPKKDKKSDESKSTKK